One window of the Rosa rugosa chromosome 3, drRosRugo1.1, whole genome shotgun sequence genome contains the following:
- the LOC133736801 gene encoding actin-depolymerizing factor gives MSFRGLSRPNASCAMAAAEHSKNTFMELQRKKVHRYVIFRVDEKKREVVVEKIGGPAESYDDFVAALPENDCRYAVYDFDFVTSDNCQKSKIFFIAWSPSTSRIRAKMLYATSKDQFRRELDGIHYEIQATDPTEMDLEVIKERAH, from the exons ATGTCTTTCAGAGGGCTCAGTCGG CCGAATGCTTCGTGTGCCATGGCTGCGGCTGAGCACAGCAAGAACACTTTCATGGAACTGCAGAGGAAGAAGGTTCACCGCTATGTGATATTTAGGGTGGATGAGAAGAAAAGGGAGGTTGTGGTTGAGAAGATTGGTGGTCCGGCTGAGAGTTATGATGATTTTGTGGCGGCTTTGCCGGAGAATGATTGCCGATATGCAGTATATGACTTTGATTTTGTAACCTCTGATAACTGTCAAAAGAGCAAgatcttcttcattgcttg GTCCCCTTCAACCTCTCGGATCCGTGCCAAGATGCTCTATGCCACATCGAAAGACCAATTTAGGCGGGAGCTGGATGGTATCCACTACGAGATTCAAGCTACTGACCCAACAGAGATGGATCTTGAGGTGATCAAAGAGCGTGCGCACTGA
- the LOC133736798 gene encoding probable inorganic phosphate transporter 1-7: MAKEQLEVLNALDTAKTQWYHFTAIIIAGMGFFTDAYDLFCISLVTKLLGRIYYHVDGAAKPGTLPPNVSAAVNGVAFCGTLSGQIFFGWLGDKMGRKKVYGMTLMIMVICSIGSGLSFSHDPKAVIATLCFFRFWLGFGIGGDYPLSATIMSEYANKKTRGAFIAAVFAMQGFGILAGGLFAMFAAFIFEAKFKAPAYEVDPIGSTVPQADYLWRIILIVGAFPAALTYYWRLKMPETARYTALVANNVSQAAADMSKVMQVDIESEPARVQQPTVSFGLFSKEFLRRHGLHLLGTTSTWFLLDIAFYSQNLFQKDIFSAIGWIPNAKTMNAIGEVYKIARAQTLIALCSTVPGYWFTVAFIDRMGRFKIQLMGFFFMTVFMFALAIPYDYWSDKDHVIGFVILYALTFFFANFGPNATTFVVPAEIFPARLRSTCHGVSAAAGKLGAIVGAFGFLYLAQPQDKTKAEAGFPAGIGVKNSLIVLGVVNLLGMLFTFFVPESKGKSLEEMSGEGNEESN; the protein is encoded by the coding sequence ATGGCCAAGGAACAATTGGAGGTGCTCAATGCACTTGACACCGCAAAAACACAATGGTATCATTTCACTGCAATCATCATTGCTGGAATGGGATTCTTTACCGACGCGTATGATCTCTTCTGCATATCCCTTGTCACCAAATTGCTCGGCCGCATATACTATCATGTTGATGGTGCAGCCAAGCCCGGAACATTGCCTCCGAATGTGTCTGCTGCTGTCAATGGTGTTGCATTTTGTGGAACCTTGTCCGGGCAGATCTTCTTTGGCTGGCTCGGTGACAAAATGGGGCGAAAGAAGGTGTATGGCATGACTCTGATGATCATGGTCATTTGCTCCATTGGTTCAGGTCTCTCCTTCAGCCATGACCCGAAAGCTGTGATTGCAACCCTTTGCTTCTTCCGGTTCTGGCTTGGGTTTGGTATTGGTGGTGACTACCCTCTTTCAGCCACCATCATGTCTGAATACGCCAACAAGAAGACTCGTGGTGCCTTCATTGCCGCGGTCTTTGCCATGCAGGGTTTTGGAATTTTAGCAGGAGGGTTATTTGCAATGTTTGCAGCTTTCATATTTGAGGCCAAGTTCAAGGCTCCAGCCTATGAAGTTGATCCAATTGGTTCAACTGTCCCACAAGCAGACTACCTTTGGAGAATTATTCTGATTGTTGGTGCATTTCCGGCAGCACTAACCTACTACTGGCGGTTGAAGATGCCTGAAACTGCTCGCTACACAGCGCTCGTTGCCAACAATGTTTCCCAGGCAGCAGCTGATATGTCAAAAGTTATGCAGGTTGACATTGAATCTGAACCGGCCAGGGTTCAGCAACCCACCGTCTCTTTTGGTTTGTTCTCTAAGGAGTTCCTGCGCCGCCATGGACTTCACTTGCTCGGAACCACAAGCACATGGTTCTTGCTTGACATTGCATTTTACAGTCAAAATCTGTTCCAGAAGGACATTTTCAGTGCCATTGGATGGATTCCTAATGCCAAGACTATGAATGCCATTGGAGAAGTTTATAAAATTGCAAGGGCGCAAACTCTTATTGCTCTATGCAGCACTGTGCCTGGTTACTGGTTCACTGTGGCCTTCATAGACAGAATGGGAAGATTTAAAATCCAATTGATGGGGTTCTTCTTCATGACAGTGTTCATGTTTGCATTGGCAATTCCATACGATTACTGGTCCGATAAGGATCATGTGATCGGGTTTGTGATACTGTATGCACTGACTTTCTTCTTTGCAAATTTCGGACCCAATGCTACTACATTTGTGGTACCAGCTGAGATTTTCCCAGCTAGGCTGAGGTCTACTTGCCATGGCGTATCGGCAGCAGCAGGAAAGTTAGGGGCAATAGTAGGTGCCTTTGGGTTTTTGTATTTGGCTCAACCTCAGGACAAGACTAAAGCAGAAGCAGGGTTCCCCGCCGGTATAGGCGTCAAGAATTCACTCATTGTTTTGGGTGTGGTCAACTTATTGGGTATGCTATTCACATTCTTTGTTCCTGAATCGAAAGGGAAGTCTTTGGAGGAAATGTCAGGTGAGGGCAATGAAGAAAGCaattag
- the LOC133735587 gene encoding inorganic phosphate transporter 1-4: protein MAREQLQVLNALDVAKTQWYHFTAIIIAGMGFFTDAYDLFCVSLVTKLLGRIYYHVEGAKKPGTLPPNVSAAVNGVAFCGTLAGQLFFGWLGDKMGRKKVYGMTLMLMVICSIGSGLSFGHDPKTVISTLCFFRFWLGFGIGGDYPLSATIMSEYANKKTRGAFIAAVFAMQGFGILAGGIFAIISASAFKAKFDAPAYEVSGDASTVPQADYLWRLIVMVGAIPAAMTYYWRMKMPETARYTALVAKNAKQAASDMSRVLQVEIEAETAKVEDQKSTNAFALFSKEFMRRHGLHLLGTTSTWFLLDIAFYSQNLFQKDIFSAIGWIPAAETMNAIEEVYKIARAQTLIAMCSTVPGYWFTVAFIDRIGRFAIQLMGFFFMTVFMFALAIPYDHWTHKDNRIGFVVMYSLTFFFANFGPNATTFVVPAEIFPARFRSTCHGISAAAGKLGAIIGAFGFLYLAQNQDKAKVDAGYPTGIGVKNSLIVLGVVNFLGILFTFLVPESNGKSLEEMSGENEEEPESALELEQQSGYGNNRTVPV from the coding sequence ATGGCTAGAGAACAATTACAGGTGCTCAACGCACTTGATGTTGCGAAAACACAATGGTACCATTTCACTGCAATTATCATTGCTGGAATGGGATTCTTCACAGATGCATATGATCTCTTCTGCGTATCCCTTGTCACCAAATTGCTTGGCCGCATATACTACCATGTTGAAGGTGCTAAAAAACCTGGGACATTGCCTCCCAATGTCTCTGCTGCGGTGAATGGTGTAGCCTTCTGTGGAACATTAGCCGGCCAACTCTTCTTTGGCTGGCTCGGTGACAAAATGGGAAGGAAGAAAGTGTATGGCATGACTCTTATGCTCATGGTCATATGTTCTATTGGTTCAGGTCTCTCTTTTGGGCACGACCCCAAGACTGTGATATCTACTCTTTGCTTCTTTCGGTTCTGGCTTGGTTTCGGTATTGGTGGTGACTACCCTCTTTCGGCCACCATCATGTCTGAGTATGCTAACAAGAAGACTCGCGGCGCCTTCATTGCTGCGGTGTTTGCCATGCAAGGGTTTGGAATTTTGGCTGGTGGGATATTTGCAATCATTTCTGCATCTGCGTTTAAAGCCAAGTTTGATGCTCCAGCATATGAGGTCAGTGGAGATGCCTCAACTGTTCCACAAGCAGACTATCTCTGGCGACTTATTGTGATGGTAGGGGCAATCCCGGCTGCAATGACTTACTACTGGCGAATGAAGATGCCTGAGACTGCTCGTTACACTGCCCTTGTTGCCAAGAATGCAAAGCAGGCTGCATCAGACATGTCAAGAGTTCTGCAGGTTGAGATTGAAGCTGAAACAGCAAAGGTTGAGGATCAGAAGTCGACTAATGCCTTTGCTCTGTTCTCTAAGGAGTTTATGCGCCGCCACGGACTTCACTTGCTTGGAACAACAAGCACATGGTTCTTGCTTGACATTGCATTCTACAGCCAAAATCTGTTCCAAAAGGATATCTTCAGCGCGATTGGATGGATTCCCGCTGCTGAGACTATGAATGCTATCGAGGAGGTTTACAAAATTGCAAGAGCTCAGACGCTTATTGCTATGTGCAGTACTGTCCCAGGCTACTGGTTTACAGTTGCTTTCATCGACAGGATTGGAAGGTTTGCGATTCAATTGATGGGATTCTTCTTCATGACAGTATTTATGTTTGCACTGGCCATTCCCTATGACCACTGGACTCACAAGGATAACCGGATTGGATTTGTGGTGATGTACTCATTGACATTCTTCTTCGCCAACTTTGGTCCCAACGCCACCACATTTGTTGTGCCGGCTGAGATTTTCCCTGCTAGGTTCCGGTCTACATGTCACGGAATCTCAGCAGCAGCAGGGAAGCTCGGTGCTATAATTGGTGCATTTGGATTCTTGTATTTGGCTCAGAACCAGGACAAGGCAAAGGTTGATGCAGGGTACCCTACTGGCATTGGAGTGAAAAACTCACTCATTGTGTTGGGTGTTGTTAACTTTTTAGGGATATTGTTCACTTTCTTGGTGCCTGAATCGAATGGCAAGTCATTGGAGGAGATGTCAGGCGAGAATGAAGAGGAACCGGAATCTGCGTTGGAGTTGGAGCAGCAATCAGGTTATGGCAACAACAGGACAGTTCCAGTTTAG